The following are encoded together in the Bubalus bubalis isolate 160015118507 breed Murrah chromosome 14, NDDB_SH_1, whole genome shotgun sequence genome:
- the LOC102391284 gene encoding osteoclast stimulatory transmembrane protein produces MRPPGGTLEHLVRTGWRYWYLGLRKAVALLQATWITYSQPVPASCGQLLTQVLLCGSLALAATSLTYCWLASSLLYPLGPSAVVATVCGLLAFLGLVLVPPARCLFALSVPTLGTEQGRRLLLSWSTATLTVAVVPNILANLRATGQVLRCVTEGSLESLLNTTHWLQTASQALSPDGQVGSQGLTLQAQGDSAAAFRLHMLRVTQQVLEDFSGLESSARMVALGTQRVVTGLFMLGLLLDSAWYLHRYLTDLRFDNIYATRQLTQRLAEVGATHLTASPPAWLLWAARPRLSQAELLSCLVRLGLFTLLLMAMAVTVAMDYVAFLLAQAAVDWARELPAVPVTLTIKYNAAYTILGFLPFLFNRPPLENPYLSAHNSFQWELRFTAPGCPLLPARHPHTAAPLAAGALQLAACSTVLLETYARRLRHSIAASFFRTQEAKRVRHLHARLQRRYDRHRGQPEQPQDASSCS; encoded by the exons ATGAGGCCCCCCGGGGGAACACTTGAACACCTCGTCAGGACCGG GTGGAGATACTGGTACCTGGGGCTCCGCAAGGCCGTTGCCCTGCTGCAGGCCACCTGGATTACCTACTCCCAGCCTGTCCCAGCCAGCTGTGGCCAGCTGCTGACCCAGGTCCTCCTGTGTGGTTCCCTGGCCCTTGCTGCCACGAGTCTGACCTACTGCTGGCTGGCGTCCTCGCTGCTTTATCCTCTCGGGCCCTCGGCCGTGGTGGCCACTGTCTGTGGCCTCCTGGCCTTCCTGGGGCTGGTCCTGGTGCCCCCCGCCCGCTGCCTGTTTGCGCTCAGTGTGCCCACGCTGGGCACAGAGCAGGGCCGCCGGCTTCTCCTGTCCTGGAGCACCGCCACCCTGACCGTTGCTGTGGTGCCCAACATCCTGGCCAACCTGCGTGCCACTGGGCAGGTGCTGAGGTGCGTCACGGAGGGCTCCTTGGAGAGTCTGCTCAACACCACCCACTGGCTGCAGACAGCATCCCAGGCCCTGAGCCCTGACGGCCAGGTGGGCAGCCAAGGCCTGACGCTCCAGGCCCAGGGCGACAGCGCTGCCGCCTTCCGGCTCCACATGCTCAGGGTCACCCAGCAGGTCCTGGAGGACTTCTCCGGCCTGGAGTCCTCGGCCCGGATGGTAGCACTGGGGACCCAGAGGGTGGTCACTGGGCTCTTTATGCTGGGCCTCCTGCTGGACTCGGCCTGGTACCTCCACCGCTACCTGACCGACCTGCGGTTTGATAACATCTATGCTACCCGGCAGCTGACTCAGCGGCTGGCAGAGGTCGGAGCCACCCACCTGACGGCCTCCCCTCCAGCCTGGCTGCTCTGGGCAGCCCGGCCGAGGCTGTCCCAGGCGGAACTGCTGAGTTGTCTGGTGAGGCTAGGGCTGTTCACCCTGCTCCTGATGGCCATGGCGGTGACGGTGGCCATGGACTACGTGGCCTTCCTCCTGGCGCAGGCAGCTGTGGACTGGGCTCGGGAGCTGCCTGCTGTGCCCGTCACGCTAACCATCAAGTACAAT GCTGCGTACACCATCCtgggcttccttcccttcctcttcaaCCGGCCACCTCTGGAGAACCCCTACCTCTCTGCCCACAACTCCTTCCAGTGGGAGCTGCGCTTCACTGCCCCAGGCTGCCCGCTGCTGCCCGCCCGGCACCCGCACACGGCCGCGCCCCTGGCTGCAGGCGCCCTGCAGCTCGCGGCTTGCTCCACGGTCCTCCTGGAGACCTACGCCCGCCGCTTGCGGCACAGCATCGCTGCCTCCTTCTTCAGGACCCAGGAGGCCAAGAGGGTCCGCCACCTTCATGCCCGCCTCCAGCGAAGATATGACAGGCACCGAGGCCAGCCGGAGCAGCCGCAAGACGCTTCCTCCTGCTCCTGA